The following are encoded in a window of Flavobacteriales bacterium genomic DNA:
- a CDS encoding 7-carboxy-7-deazaguanine synthase QueE, whose product MEAFATIQGEGLFAGQAAWFIRLGGCDVGCVWCDVKESWPMDAHPLRGVDDLVAQAAQHPARIVVITGGEPLMHDLGPLTAAFTAAGFRTHLETSGAHPLSGTWHHICLSPKKFKAPWPGIHKAAHELKVVVFNKHDLAWAEEHAALVSPTCALYLQPEWARRDTMTPLIVDHVRTHPRWRISLQTHKYLGIP is encoded by the coding sequence ATGGAGGCCTTCGCCACCATCCAGGGCGAAGGGCTGTTCGCCGGGCAGGCCGCCTGGTTCATCCGCTTGGGCGGTTGCGATGTGGGCTGCGTGTGGTGCGATGTGAAGGAGAGCTGGCCCATGGACGCGCACCCGCTCAGAGGAGTGGACGACCTGGTGGCGCAAGCCGCACAGCATCCCGCCCGCATCGTGGTGATCACCGGCGGCGAACCCTTGATGCACGATCTCGGACCTCTGACGGCCGCGTTCACCGCAGCTGGGTTCCGCACCCACCTGGAGACCTCCGGCGCGCATCCGCTCAGCGGCACATGGCACCATATCTGCCTCAGTCCGAAAAAATTCAAGGCGCCATGGCCCGGCATCCACAAGGCCGCGCATGAACTCAAGGTGGTGGTGTTCAACAAGCACGATCTGGCATGGGCCGAGGAACATGCCGCACTGGTATCCCCGACATGCGCGCTCTACCTGCAACCGGAATGGGCCCGCCGCGATACCATGACCCCCTTGATCGTGGACCACGTACGGACCCATCCACGCTGGCGCATCTCGCTGCAAACGCACAAGTATCTGGGGATACCATGA
- a CDS encoding PD40 domain-containing protein, producing MMLLFTAHVQAQPQRYTTTDKKAIKAYESGLECIRARDADCALREFTRAAQADAAFLEPRLMLAELLSDRGRDEEAITRYREVVQVSTRFHPPAMLHLADLEFRTGRFDDAERHYKAYMELEQDGQRRARARLGLDNCAFARHAMKQPVPFDPVNLGPGVNSAAPEYYPCVTADDRTLLFTRRVKAEDARVGEQEDFFVSQRGKDGLWGSSRGVSSVNTERNEGAGTLSPDGRFIIFTACAYVDGSYGPGRKGLGSCDLFISRRIGERWSPPENLGPPVNSKHWESQPSLASDGRTLYFVRGIQARDGVRDTDIHMTVLGDDGQWSTPVKLGPNINTPFQEESVQIHPDGRTLYFSSNGHPGMGGLDIYVSRKEQDGSWGPALNLGYPINTSADENSLLVSADGRVAYFASDRPGGHGDLDLYAFDLYPEARPLPVSYIRGRVFDAESRDPLEADVVLYDLASGELATAAYSDPRTGEFLVCLPTGRTYALNASSEGYLFFSQNYDVRGEDPALTPVALDVPMARLKPGATIALRNIFFNTASYDLLPASELEIDKLAALLKANATLRIELGGHTDNVGQDAANQKLSEQRANAVRDRLVAKGIEATRLTAKGHGRMKPIATNDTEEGRALNRRTEMTVL from the coding sequence ATGATGTTGCTGTTCACGGCGCATGTCCAGGCCCAGCCGCAGCGTTACACCACCACGGACAAGAAGGCCATCAAGGCCTACGAATCGGGCTTGGAATGCATCCGGGCGCGTGATGCGGACTGCGCCCTTCGCGAATTCACCCGTGCGGCCCAAGCGGACGCCGCATTCCTGGAACCGCGTCTCATGCTCGCGGAACTCTTGTCCGACCGGGGCCGGGATGAGGAGGCCATCACACGCTACCGCGAGGTGGTGCAGGTGTCCACCCGATTCCATCCGCCCGCCATGCTGCACCTGGCCGACCTGGAGTTCCGCACCGGCCGGTTCGACGATGCCGAGCGCCACTACAAGGCCTACATGGAACTGGAGCAGGACGGGCAGCGCCGGGCACGTGCAAGGCTTGGCTTGGACAATTGCGCCTTCGCACGCCACGCCATGAAACAGCCCGTACCCTTCGATCCGGTGAACCTGGGGCCCGGGGTCAACAGCGCAGCGCCCGAATATTATCCCTGCGTCACCGCCGACGACCGCACGCTGCTTTTCACCCGCCGTGTGAAGGCCGAGGATGCGCGGGTGGGGGAGCAGGAGGATTTCTTCGTGAGCCAACGCGGCAAGGATGGCCTATGGGGCTCCTCGCGCGGCGTGTCGTCCGTGAACACCGAGCGCAACGAAGGCGCGGGTACCTTGTCCCCCGATGGGCGCTTCATCATTTTCACCGCCTGCGCTTATGTGGACGGTAGCTACGGGCCGGGGCGCAAGGGTCTGGGCAGCTGCGATCTCTTCATCAGCCGTCGCATCGGCGAACGATGGAGCCCGCCAGAGAACCTGGGACCACCGGTGAACTCCAAACATTGGGAAAGCCAGCCCAGTCTTGCCAGCGACGGCCGTACACTCTACTTCGTGCGTGGCATCCAGGCCCGCGACGGTGTGCGTGACACGGACATCCACATGACGGTGCTCGGCGACGACGGCCAATGGAGCACACCCGTGAAACTGGGACCGAACATCAACACGCCCTTTCAAGAGGAAAGTGTGCAGATCCATCCCGACGGCCGCACGCTGTATTTCAGCAGCAATGGCCATCCCGGCATGGGCGGACTGGACATCTATGTGAGCCGGAAAGAGCAGGATGGTTCCTGGGGGCCGGCACTGAACCTGGGCTACCCGATCAACACCAGCGCCGACGAGAACAGCCTGCTGGTAAGCGCCGATGGGCGGGTGGCCTACTTCGCCAGCGACCGGCCCGGTGGCCATGGCGACCTGGACCTCTATGCCTTCGACCTGTACCCGGAAGCGCGGCCGCTGCCGGTGAGCTACATCCGGGGCCGGGTGTTCGACGCGGAAAGCAGGGACCCCCTCGAAGCGGATGTGGTGTTGTACGACCTCGCCAGTGGCGAGCTGGCCACAGCGGCCTACAGCGATCCGCGCACCGGTGAGTTCCTCGTGTGCCTGCCCACCGGCCGGACCTACGCGCTCAATGCATCCAGCGAAGGCTATCTGTTCTTCTCACAGAACTACGACGTGCGGGGCGAGGACCCGGCCTTGACGCCCGTGGCCCTGGATGTGCCCATGGCCCGACTGAAGCCCGGTGCCACCATCGCGCTGCGCAACATCTTCTTCAACACCGCCAGCTACGATCTGCTGCCCGCCTCGGAACTGGAGATCGACAAACTGGCGGCCTTGCTGAAAGCGAACGCCACACTGCGGATCGAATTGGGCGGACATACGGACAACGTGGGGCAGGACGCCGCCAACCAGAAGCTGAGCGAGCAGCGCGCCAACGCTGTGCGCGACAGACTTGTCGCCAAAGGCATCGAGGCCACGCGGCTGACGGCCAAAGGCCACGGCCGCATGAAGCCGATCGCGACCAACGACACCGAGGAGGGCCGTGCACTGAACCGCCGCACGGAGATGACCGTGCTCTGA
- a CDS encoding S8 family peptidase yields the protein MKHFGMKWLLAALVAMGAGQGLAQGVIGVAARSLLRDMAQEGRQEETRSVRNMAERFGLERRAGVWMVHAVALVDEGLFDPRALVEVGVQLQSELPGIRTLRLPVERLAMVASLPGVHYLDTGWPASPDLEHARPDTRADSVQAGLGGLPMGYDGDGVVVGVIDWGFDYTHPVFRDAAMNGLRLTKAWDQNKTSGPPPAGYSYGAEYVGMDELLAAGADTLFVFGPLSHGTHVAGIAAGNGAGTTHVGMAPGAELVFVSYRRDPAAFIDAIAWIRAHAESQGKPFVVNMSFGRHTGPHDGSSLENQAMDLMAGTGRIFVGSAGNNGTGNFHLKHSFTPPTDTVSTVIGFASGAEYWGQGLSIWGTPGSPFSLGLRITSPVNSTLAETVFYHSGDNPTVEDTIVTAPGDTVIVRLVGEAASPLNGKPNMILEVRRTGGNKVLLRLAGTAGEIHVWNVQRLVNRFTNWGVSLASNYPGATNGDNNYAVGEPAGVGNSVITVASHRAEQFNAQGEMLFGGRSSFSSRGPTVDGRVKPDISGPGQLVRSSVSSFDPNTAGAPQWISFEGVQYPFDTYSGTSMSGPAVAGVVALMLQAHPQLDAVQAKEIIRQTARLDERTGEIGPEGSLEWGWGKVDAMGAVRAALIATGWTREAATNVQVTVFPNPNDGTFRVLGIELKSYRVLDAQGRLVREGPGSARGWDHSLTLTGMKPGVYLLELVGVSGLARSRIVIQ from the coding sequence ATGAAGCATTTCGGAATGAAATGGTTGTTGGCCGCGCTCGTGGCCATGGGCGCAGGTCAGGGCCTGGCGCAAGGTGTGATCGGCGTGGCAGCGCGATCGCTGCTGCGCGACATGGCCCAGGAAGGACGGCAGGAGGAGACCCGGTCCGTGCGGAACATGGCGGAGCGCTTCGGCCTGGAACGTCGCGCTGGCGTGTGGATGGTGCATGCCGTGGCGCTGGTCGACGAAGGGCTGTTCGATCCACGGGCTTTGGTGGAGGTCGGCGTGCAATTGCAGAGCGAACTGCCCGGTATACGCACGCTGCGGCTGCCCGTGGAGCGCCTTGCCATGGTGGCCTCGCTGCCCGGGGTCCATTACCTCGATACCGGCTGGCCGGCATCACCCGATCTGGAACACGCACGACCCGACACCCGCGCCGACAGTGTGCAGGCGGGTCTTGGCGGCTTGCCCATGGGCTACGATGGCGATGGCGTGGTGGTCGGCGTGATCGATTGGGGCTTCGACTACACCCATCCGGTGTTCCGCGATGCGGCGATGAATGGCCTGCGCCTTACCAAGGCCTGGGACCAGAACAAGACCTCCGGGCCGCCACCGGCAGGCTACAGCTATGGAGCGGAGTACGTGGGCATGGACGAACTGCTTGCCGCAGGAGCGGACACCCTGTTCGTGTTCGGCCCCTTGTCGCATGGCACCCATGTGGCCGGCATCGCGGCTGGCAACGGGGCCGGCACCACCCATGTGGGCATGGCCCCCGGCGCGGAGTTGGTCTTCGTTTCCTACCGGCGTGATCCGGCGGCCTTCATTGATGCCATCGCGTGGATCAGGGCGCACGCCGAAAGCCAGGGCAAACCCTTCGTGGTGAACATGAGTTTCGGGCGGCATACCGGCCCGCATGACGGCAGCTCGCTGGAGAACCAGGCCATGGACCTGATGGCCGGCACGGGCAGGATCTTCGTGGGATCGGCCGGGAACAATGGCACCGGCAACTTCCATCTGAAGCACAGCTTCACCCCGCCAACGGATACGGTGAGCACGGTGATCGGCTTCGCGAGTGGCGCCGAGTATTGGGGGCAGGGTCTTTCCATTTGGGGCACACCTGGGTCTCCATTCAGCCTGGGCCTGCGCATCACGTCACCGGTGAACAGCACGCTGGCCGAAACGGTCTTCTACCACAGTGGAGACAACCCCACCGTGGAGGACACCATCGTCACCGCCCCGGGCGATACGGTGATCGTGCGGCTGGTAGGTGAAGCCGCCTCGCCTTTGAACGGCAAGCCGAACATGATCCTGGAAGTGCGGCGCACGGGTGGAAACAAAGTGTTGTTGCGCCTGGCCGGAACGGCAGGCGAGATCCATGTCTGGAATGTGCAGCGCTTGGTGAACCGATTCACCAACTGGGGCGTGTCGCTGGCCTCGAACTATCCGGGCGCCACCAATGGCGACAACAACTATGCGGTGGGCGAACCGGCCGGCGTGGGCAACAGTGTCATCACCGTGGCCTCACACCGCGCGGAACAGTTCAATGCCCAGGGAGAAATGCTCTTCGGGGGCCGATCGTCCTTCTCCAGCAGGGGGCCCACGGTGGATGGCCGCGTGAAGCCTGATATCAGTGGCCCGGGCCAGCTGGTCCGCTCCAGCGTCAGCTCCTTCGACCCCAACACGGCAGGGGCGCCGCAATGGATCTCCTTTGAGGGGGTCCAATATCCTTTCGACACATACTCTGGCACCTCGATGTCCGGCCCGGCCGTGGCTGGTGTGGTGGCCTTGATGCTGCAAGCGCATCCGCAATTGGATGCGGTGCAGGCCAAGGAGATCATCCGGCAGACGGCACGGTTGGACGAGCGCACGGGCGAGATCGGCCCGGAGGGCTCGCTGGAGTGGGGCTGGGGCAAGGTGGATGCGATGGGCGCCGTAAGGGCCGCCTTGATCGCGACGGGCTGGACACGCGAAGCGGCCACGAACGTGCAAGTGACCGTGTTTCCGAATCCCAACGATGGGACTTTCAGGGTATTGGGGATTGAACTGAAGAGCTACCGGGTACTCGATGCCCAAGGTCGTTTGGTCCGCGAAGGACCCGGTTCAGCCCGGGGTTGGGACCACAGCCTGACCTTGACCGGAATGAAGCCGGGGGTCTACCTGCTGGAGCTGGTGGGGGTGAGTGGCTTGGCTCGGTCTCGTATTGTGATCCAGTGA
- a CDS encoding SRPBCC family protein: protein MRALKTLLIILTSVVVLVLVLGFLVGPRTTVVQRSITIEAGDDLVWPHIASLRALHAWGVWKDMDKDQRTSWEGEDGTVGSTQRWEGDTVGTGMQTITAVEPGKRLETELRFIEPWETVSQVDLDLESADAGSNVTWRMTIKNGFMGRLFGVFMDMDKMIGPDFERGLANLKALAESEQQRADAERAARTFRGYEIEIVDLPRRVYIGKRAVVKWADMQKHAQASMEAAGAAITAAGLELDGPYSHVYFLWDEKNQRTDHMPGLPVKAPADTKLPGLDTHVVEASKALRLEMVGGYGQLGEAHTAIDEMLSNRELVHLGNVIEEYVVAAPAEPDSSKWVTVILYQIR, encoded by the coding sequence ATGCGAGCCCTCAAGACCCTGCTCATCATCCTGACTTCCGTGGTCGTGCTGGTCCTGGTGCTTGGCTTCCTCGTGGGGCCCAGGACCACCGTGGTACAGCGCTCCATCACCATCGAAGCCGGCGACGACCTCGTCTGGCCCCACATCGCCAGTCTGCGCGCCCTGCACGCCTGGGGCGTATGGAAGGACATGGACAAGGACCAACGCACCAGTTGGGAAGGCGAGGATGGCACCGTGGGGTCCACGCAGCGCTGGGAGGGGGACACGGTGGGCACAGGGATGCAGACCATCACGGCCGTGGAGCCGGGCAAACGATTGGAGACCGAGTTGCGCTTCATCGAGCCTTGGGAAACGGTAAGCCAGGTGGATCTGGACCTGGAGTCGGCCGATGCGGGCAGCAACGTCACCTGGCGCATGACCATCAAGAATGGCTTCATGGGAAGGCTCTTCGGGGTCTTCATGGACATGGACAAGATGATCGGTCCGGACTTCGAGCGTGGCCTGGCCAACTTGAAGGCGCTTGCCGAAAGCGAGCAACAGAGGGCGGATGCGGAGCGCGCAGCGCGAACGTTCCGGGGCTACGAGATCGAGATCGTGGATCTGCCACGACGGGTATATATCGGCAAGCGCGCTGTTGTGAAGTGGGCGGATATGCAGAAGCATGCCCAAGCGAGCATGGAGGCGGCGGGCGCGGCGATCACCGCGGCCGGGTTGGAGCTCGATGGTCCATACAGCCACGTGTATTTCCTGTGGGATGAGAAGAACCAGCGCACGGATCACATGCCCGGGCTGCCGGTGAAGGCTCCAGCGGATACGAAGCTCCCCGGCTTGGACACCCACGTGGTGGAAGCTTCCAAGGCGCTCCGGCTGGAAATGGTGGGCGGCTATGGTCAACTTGGAGAAGCGCACACGGCCATTGATGAGATGCTGAGCAATCGTGAACTCGTCCACTTGGGCAATGTGATCGAGGAATACGTGGTGGCCGCACCTGCCGAACCGGACAGCAGCAAGTGGGTGACCGTGATCCTCTACCAGATCCGCTGA
- a CDS encoding zinc metallopeptidase has translation MMGAYLIGIVMMLVSWLVGQRLKSRFEKYSRTPLQSNLSGKEVAERMLVDHGITDVKVISVPGQLTDHYNPANKTVNLSEPVYHARNAAAAAVAAHECGHAVQHATAYSWLQMRSKLVPVVSVTSRFMQWILLGGILLINSFPELLLFGIILFATTTLFSIITLPVEYDASNRALAWMKQRNVVTTGEYAMSADALKWAARTYLVAALASIGTLLYYLMIYMNRR, from the coding sequence ATGATGGGCGCCTACCTGATCGGTATCGTGATGATGCTGGTGAGTTGGCTGGTGGGCCAGCGCTTGAAGAGCCGCTTCGAGAAGTACTCCCGCACCCCGCTGCAGAGCAATTTGAGCGGCAAGGAGGTGGCGGAGCGCATGCTCGTGGACCATGGCATCACCGACGTGAAAGTGATCAGTGTGCCGGGCCAACTGACCGACCACTACAACCCGGCCAACAAGACCGTGAACCTGAGCGAGCCCGTGTACCATGCGCGCAACGCCGCTGCGGCGGCCGTGGCGGCCCATGAATGTGGCCACGCGGTGCAACATGCCACGGCCTACAGCTGGTTGCAGATGCGCAGCAAGCTGGTGCCTGTGGTGAGCGTCACTTCGCGTTTCATGCAATGGATCCTGCTGGGCGGCATCCTGCTGATCAATTCCTTCCCGGAGCTGCTGCTTTTCGGCATCATCCTCTTCGCCACCACCACCTTGTTCAGCATCATCACCCTGCCGGTGGAATACGACGCCAGCAACCGGGCACTGGCATGGATGAAGCAACGCAACGTGGTCACCACGGGTGAGTATGCCATGAGCGCCGACGCCTTGAAATGGGCGGCACGTACCTACCTGGTCGCCGCGCTGGCCTCCATCGGCACGCTGCTCTACTACCTGATGATCTACATGAACCGGCGCTGA
- a CDS encoding SDR family oxidoreductase yields the protein MSTPPYLIVGASRGIGRSIAERLVSQGRPVITVARSPATVDGVMDHWTCDVVQDGLPAGLLPDSLAGMVYCPGTIDLKPLRSMRAEDMDLAWRVNVLGAFRCAQATADRLRKVPGSAMLFFSTVAVRQGMAFHASVASAKGGVEGLVRSLAAELVPSVRVNAIAPSLTATPLAEKLLSTPEKAQALAERNPMKRLGTTDDMAAMAVMLLGPDAGWITGQVIAVDGGMSVLR from the coding sequence ATGTCCACTCCCCCCTACCTCATAGTCGGTGCCAGCCGGGGCATCGGCCGAAGCATCGCGGAACGTCTGGTGTCACAAGGCCGGCCGGTGATCACCGTGGCCCGTTCGCCGGCCACCGTGGATGGCGTGATGGACCACTGGACCTGCGATGTGGTGCAGGATGGCCTGCCGGCAGGACTGTTGCCCGACAGCCTGGCCGGGATGGTCTATTGCCCGGGCACCATCGACCTCAAGCCGCTGCGCTCCATGCGTGCGGAGGACATGGACCTGGCCTGGCGCGTGAACGTGCTCGGGGCCTTCCGCTGTGCGCAGGCCACGGCCGATCGGCTGCGGAAGGTGCCGGGCTCCGCGATGCTTTTCTTCAGCACCGTGGCGGTGCGCCAAGGCATGGCCTTCCATGCGTCCGTGGCCAGCGCCAAGGGTGGCGTGGAGGGCCTGGTGCGGAGCCTCGCAGCGGAGTTGGTACCCAGCGTGCGGGTGAACGCCATCGCGCCCAGCCTCACCGCCACGCCGCTTGCGGAAAAGCTGTTGTCCACACCGGAAAAGGCCCAGGCGCTCGCCGAACGGAATCCCATGAAGCGCTTGGGGACCACCGATGACATGGCCGCGATGGCCGTGATGCTGCTGGGTCCCGATGCGGGGTGGATCACCGGGCAGGTGATCGCCGTGGATGGCGGAATGTCCGTGTTGCGCTGA
- a CDS encoding DoxX family protein: MLLRSEPIHADLALLILRLGSGGMMLIGHGWPKLAAFGERADSFADPLGLGPTISLIMIVIAEVLCSALVMLGLWTRLTVLPLIIGMAVIVFVHLGDADFGKKELAAVYLVAFLTTFFAGSGRFSVDRISFR; this comes from the coding sequence ATGCTGCTGCGTAGCGAACCGATCCACGCTGACCTGGCCCTGCTGATCCTGCGTCTGGGCTCGGGCGGCATGATGCTCATCGGCCACGGCTGGCCCAAATTGGCGGCCTTCGGCGAGCGTGCCGATTCCTTCGCCGACCCCCTGGGCCTGGGGCCAACGATCTCCTTGATCATGATCGTGATCGCGGAAGTGCTGTGTTCGGCCCTGGTGATGCTGGGCCTTTGGACGCGGCTCACCGTGCTGCCCCTCATCATCGGCATGGCGGTGATCGTCTTCGTGCATCTGGGCGATGCCGACTTCGGCAAGAAGGAACTCGCGGCGGTCTACCTCGTGGCCTTCCTCACCACCTTCTTCGCCGGCAGCGGCCGCTTTTCGGTGGACCGCATCTCTTTCCGCTGA
- a CDS encoding tetratricopeptide repeat protein, with protein MRTIALLPFLLALLPVVAQDDADAMLAGLQALRRDDHTRAEKAFTTAVERDPADEKAWYYRAVNRLAAGDAPGAKRDLDHLIALDPAHAHAYLRRSEALAQLGDVRAAGSDLHTLLRHHPTGPAAEHALLQLGHFAMLRGEVAEALRQYDRLVAISPEHAMGRCNRGIAFAALGRDQEARTDLEKTITLDASLDQAHANLGIVLIRLGERERACSAFAQAHALGDASVEEMLLIWCE; from the coding sequence ATGAGAACGATCGCCCTGCTCCCCTTCCTCCTTGCCCTGTTGCCCGTTGTGGCCCAGGATGATGCCGACGCGATGCTGGCCGGCCTGCAGGCCTTGCGACGCGACGACCACACCCGCGCCGAGAAAGCCTTCACCACCGCCGTGGAGCGCGACCCCGCCGATGAAAAGGCCTGGTACTACCGGGCGGTGAATCGTCTGGCGGCCGGGGATGCCCCCGGTGCCAAACGCGATCTGGACCACCTCATCGCGCTGGACCCCGCCCATGCGCACGCCTACCTGCGCCGCTCCGAGGCCCTTGCGCAACTGGGCGATGTGCGTGCCGCGGGATCCGACCTCCACACGTTGCTGCGGCACCATCCCACCGGCCCGGCGGCCGAGCATGCGCTGCTTCAACTGGGCCATTTCGCCATGCTGCGCGGTGAGGTGGCAGAAGCATTGCGCCAATACGATCGCCTGGTGGCGATCTCCCCCGAACACGCCATGGGCCGCTGCAACCGGGGCATCGCCTTCGCCGCCTTGGGCAGGGACCAGGAGGCCCGCACCGACCTGGAGAAGACCATCACGCTGGATGCTTCGTTGGATCAGGCCCACGCCAACCTGGGCATCGTCCTCATCCGCCTCGGTGAGCGCGAACGTGCTTGCAGCGCCTTCGCACAAGCCCACGCCTTGGGCGATGCCTCCGTGGAAGAGATGCTGTTGATCTGGTGCGAGTAG